The genomic region CGCCCAGGGCAGCCCCAAGGTCCTCCTGGAGGGACAGCAGGAACCCGCGCCGAGCGGGGAGGGGCGGGTCCGCTACCTGGCCTGGCAGACCCGGCCTGCGGCGGGCTACGCCCTGGTGGCCTTTGCGGAAAAGCCCTTTAGGGGCAAGCTGGTGGGCAGGGAGGGGGAGGTCTACCTCTCCCCTGGGGAGGCCCTGAGGCTCTACGGCGGCCAGAACGAGCTGGTGCGGTTCCACGTGGAGGGCCTCCTTTCCCTGCCTGGTCTTTTCACCCCCAACCTCTGGGGCCACCTCTCCTTGGGCCTCCTTTGGCTTATGGAGGCCGCCTTCCGCTATACGGGGAGCTGGGGCCTGGCCATCCTCTTCCTCACCCTGGTGGTACGCCTTCTCCTCTGGCCCCTCATGCACCAGCAGTTTAAGAGCATGGCGGAGGTGCAGCGCCTCCAGCCCCTCATCCAGAAGATCAACGAGAAATACAAGGACGACCCCAACAAGAGGGCGGAGGCCACCATGAAGCTCTACCAGGAGCACCGGGTGAACCCAGCGGCCGGGTGCCTGCCCCTCTTCATCCAGATGCCCATCCTCTTTATCCTTTGGAAGGTGATCGCCAACTACGAGTTCGGCCAGGGCCTGCTCTGGATCCCCGACCTGGCCCTCCCCGATCCCTTCTACGTCCTCCCCGCCCTCTACGTGGCCAGCACCTTCCTCTCCACCTGGCTCTCCGCCCACGGCAACAAGGACCTGATCCGCCAGAGCCTCTTCATGAACCTGATCTTCATCTTCCTCGTCCTCCAGTTCCCCGCCGGCGTGACCCTCTACTGGGTGCTCTCCAACCTCATCGGCCTCTTCCAGCAGTGGCTCATCAACAAGAGCCTGAGGCCGGTGGCGGCGTAAACTGAGGGCATGGACGAGAAGAAAAAGAGCATTGACGACCTGCTCTCCGACCTGGGGGTGCTGGAGGAGGCCCCGGTGGAGGTGGGGCTGAAGGAATCGGGAAAAGAGGCGCGGGCCCAAAGCCCCAAGGAGGTGCTGGAAGCCTTCCTGGTGGGCCTCCTCCTGCGCCTGGACCCCGCCCACTACGTGGAGGTGCGCCAGGAGGGGAACCTCCTCAAGGCCGAGGTGAAGGGGGGGGACCTGGGCCGGTTTATCGGCAAGGAGGGGCGCACCCTGAAGGCGGTGGAGTACCTGGCCGGGGTGGTCTTGGCCAAGCACTTCGGGGGAGGGTACCGGGTGGTCCTGGACGCCGCCGGGTACCGCCGGCGCCAGGAGGAGAGGATCCGCAGGCTGGCCGAGGAGGCGGCCCTCCAGGTGGAGCTCACGGGCGAGCCCCTGCCCCTCCCCCCCATGCGCCCCTCGGAGCGGCGCATCGTCCATATGCTCCTCAAGAACCACCCCAAGGTGACCACGGAAAGCCAAGGGGAGGGCGAGGCGCGGCACGTGGTGGTCTATCCCCGTGATCCGGCTCCTCCGGGAACTGGAGAGAAGGCTTGAGGCGGCGGGCCTGCCCAAGGCGGAGGCCTTGGACCTTTTGGCCTTGGCCGAGGGGGTTTCCCGGAAGGACCTCCTCGTAAGCCTCCACCGGGCCCCATCTCTAGGCACCCGGGAGCGGGCCCTGGCCCTGTTGGAAACGCGCCTCGCGGGCTACCCCCTGCAGTACCTCCTCGGGGAGGTGGAGTTCTACGGCCTCCCCCTCCGGGTGGCCGAGGGGGTGCTCATTCCTCGGCCGGAGACGGAGGGCCTGGTGGAGCTGGCCCTCCGCCTCCCCCTCCCCCCCAGACCCCGCATCCTGGACGTGGGCACGGGCACGGGAGCCATCGCCCTGGCCCTGAAGAAGCACCTCCCCGAAGCAGAGGTCTACGCCACGGAGGTGGACGAGAAGGCCCTGGCCTTGGCGGAGGAAAACGCCCGGAGGCTCGGCCTTTCGGTGCACTTTCTCCAGGCCCCCCTGACGGGGGGGCTAAAGGAACTGGACCTCCTCGTCTCCAACCCCCCCTACCTCCCTGAGTCCTACCGAGACCAGGCGCCTAGGGAACTCGGCTTTGAGAACCCCAAGGCCCTCTACGCCGGGCCGGAGGGGCTTTCCGTGGCCCGGCCCCTAGCGCGGGAAGCCCGGGAGGCCCTGAGGCCCGGGGGAATTTTCCTCCTGGAGCTCGCGCCGGAAAACCTGCTCCTTTTGGCGGAGGAGCTCAAGGGGCTGGGCTTTACAGAGGTGGAGGCGCTAAGGGACCTTCTGGGTCGGCACCGGTACCTCCGGGCCCGGAGGCCCCCCTAGGAGCTGGAAGGCAAGGAGGGGCCTTTCCGTGGTCCAGAGGTCCTTGGCGGCCACCACGCCCACCCGCACCACCTCCCTCCTTCCCTGAAGCAAGGAAAGGCCTCGAGCCAGCTCCTCGGGGGAGG from Thermus islandicus DSM 21543 harbors:
- a CDS encoding Jag family protein — encoded protein: MDEKKKSIDDLLSDLGVLEEAPVEVGLKESGKEARAQSPKEVLEAFLVGLLLRLDPAHYVEVRQEGNLLKAEVKGGDLGRFIGKEGRTLKAVEYLAGVVLAKHFGGGYRVVLDAAGYRRRQEERIRRLAEEAALQVELTGEPLPLPPMRPSERRIVHMLLKNHPKVTTESQGEGEARHVVVYPRDPAPPGTGEKA
- the prmC gene encoding peptide chain release factor N(5)-glutamine methyltransferase, coding for MIRLLRELERRLEAAGLPKAEALDLLALAEGVSRKDLLVSLHRAPSLGTRERALALLETRLAGYPLQYLLGEVEFYGLPLRVAEGVLIPRPETEGLVELALRLPLPPRPRILDVGTGTGAIALALKKHLPEAEVYATEVDEKALALAEENARRLGLSVHFLQAPLTGGLKELDLLVSNPPYLPESYRDQAPRELGFENPKALYAGPEGLSVARPLAREAREALRPGGIFLLELAPENLLLLAEELKGLGFTEVEALRDLLGRHRYLRARRPP
- a CDS encoding YidC/Oxa1 family membrane protein insertase; this translates as MKRLLALALLLVPALALEAGFKDQDVNGDGVPEKVAVTNLMDLAFNGKGEVVGWYVKTYKGTAIGDYARAPNLSANEPVVSPLGFTPLKADFRVEDGRLTARFQGKEGTLTYEIAKGHYTVVVRADFPLSLRLAAQGSPKVLLEGQQEPAPSGEGRVRYLAWQTRPAAGYALVAFAEKPFRGKLVGREGEVYLSPGEALRLYGGQNELVRFHVEGLLSLPGLFTPNLWGHLSLGLLWLMEAAFRYTGSWGLAILFLTLVVRLLLWPLMHQQFKSMAEVQRLQPLIQKINEKYKDDPNKRAEATMKLYQEHRVNPAAGCLPLFIQMPILFILWKVIANYEFGQGLLWIPDLALPDPFYVLPALYVASTFLSTWLSAHGNKDLIRQSLFMNLIFIFLVLQFPAGVTLYWVLSNLIGLFQQWLINKSLRPVAA